The following DNA comes from Holophagaceae bacterium.
AAAGGCCCCCGCCGGCCAGGCTTGCAGGATGGAGAACAGGGCTTCGCGGGCCCGGTCCGCCGTGGGGCGCACTTCCCGTTCGTCTTTGGCCGGCCCCGCCAGCCGGCGGCCCTTCATGGACCCGGCGATGATCCGCATCACGGACCTTCGTAGCGCCGGAACCGAGGGCTGGCCACTTTCAATAGGTCCATCGGAGCAGGACGGTGCCCCAGGTGAGGCCTGCGCCGAAGGCCGAAAAGAGCACTAGGTCCCCTTTTTCAACCCGGCCTGCCTCCCGGGCCTGGTGCATGGCCGTGGGAATGGTGGCGGCAGTGGTGTTCGCGTAGCGGTCGATGTTCACGGCCATGCGCTCGTTCGGAAGTTCCAGCCGCTTCACGGCTGCATCCATGATCCGCAAATTGGCCTGGTGCGGCACGAACAGCTTCAAATCGGAGGGAGAGAATCCATTGCGGTCCAGCATGGCGCGGCTGCCCTCGGCCATCTCGCGCACCGCGAACTTGAAGACTTCCGAGCCGCTCTGGTGGACGAAGTGCTCCTTGGCATCCACGGTTTCGTGGCTGGCAGGCCGACGGGATCCGCCCGCGGGCATGTGCAGCAGGTAGCCACCGCTGCCATCGATGCGATGCTCGAAATCGAGGATGCCGAAGCCCTCCGCCACCGGCTCCAGGATCACCGCGCCCGCCCCATCGCCGAACAGGACGCAGGTGGCCCGGTCCTCCATGTTGATGATGGAGCTCATGACATCCACGCCCACGACCGCGACCTTCGAATAGGCGCCTGACGCGATGAGAGATGCCCCGGCGGTGAGGGCATAGACGAATCCGGAACAGGCCGCGGAGAGGTCGAAACCGAAGGCGTTCTTGGCGCCGATGGCATCCTGGATGCGGCAGGCCGTGGAAGGGAAAAATGTATCGGGCGTCACCGTGGCCACGATGATGGCTTCCAGCTCGTCTGCCTCCATGCCCCGCTGGTCGAGCGCCATGCGCAGCGCCGGAACAGCGAGATCCGATGCGCCCACGCCCTGTTCGACCCAATGGCGGGACCCGATGCCGGTCCT
Coding sequences within:
- a CDS encoding ketoacyl-ACP synthase III, producing the protein MTRHFARPVGITATGQHYPERCVTNDDLSKVMATSDEWIRPRTGIGSRHWVEQGVGASDLAVPALRMALDQRGMEADELEAIIVATVTPDTFFPSTACRIQDAIGAKNAFGFDLSAACSGFVYALTAGASLIASGAYSKVAVVGVDVMSSIINMEDRATCVLFGDGAGAVILEPVAEGFGILDFEHRIDGSGGYLLHMPAGGSRRPASHETVDAKEHFVHQSGSEVFKFAVREMAEGSRAMLDRNGFSPSDLKLFVPHQANLRIMDAAVKRLELPNERMAVNIDRYANTTAATIPTAMHQAREAGRVEKGDLVLFSAFGAGLTWGTVLLRWTY